A genomic segment from Acyrthosiphon pisum isolate AL4f chromosome A3, pea_aphid_22Mar2018_4r6ur, whole genome shotgun sequence encodes:
- the LOC100165008 gene encoding probable methyltransferase-like protein 15 homolog: MKAFLRQLLTKSRIKLVRQHNSRPHKPVLLEEAISYLSPKKGHNIIDMTFGAGGHTERILQENDTTVVYCLDRDPTACAMAKQLSERYPNRVIPLKGKFSDLPVLLKNLGCKMNSFDGILFDFGASSMQFDTASRGFSISKNGPLDMRMDPEEQTITAADVLAKADQSDLYKIFKVYGEEKQSKKIANAVIEARYLFKPLKTTRDFCELVQNVCDNEMRSDMLHRPSHPATKVFQALRIFVNNELNEINHSIVLASHYLKMGGVMVTVAFHSLEDTIVKRHIQGNINENMANTLPLKYINPMQAYDKEFMDVVNDSCWHQIHKHVITPSVEEVESNPRSRSARLRAAVRIK, translated from the exons atgaaGGCTTTTTTAAGACAACTATTAACAAAATCAAGGATAAAATTAGTACGCCAACACAACAGCAGGCCTCACAAGCCAGTACTGCTGGAAGAAGCAATTAGTTATCTATCACCGAAAAAGGGCCACAACATCATAGATATGACATTCGGTGCCGGTGGACATACAGAAAGGATTCTGCAAGAAAATGATACAACAGTTGTTTATTGTTTGGACAGAGACCCAACCGCATGTGCAATGGCAAAACAACTTTCTGAACGTTATCCAAACAGGGTGATACCTTTGAAGGGTAAATTTAGTGATTTGCCAGTTCTGTTAAAAAATTTAGGATGCAAAATGAATAGCTTCGatggtattttatttgattttggtGCTTCTTCTATGCAATTTGATACGGCTTCCAGAGGCttttcaattagtaaaaatggcCCTTTAGATATGCGAATGGACCCTGAAGAACAGACTATTACAGCAGCAGACGTGTTAGCGAAAGCTGATCAATCAgatctttataaaatatttaaagtatacgGAGAggaaaaacaatcaaaaaaaattgcaaatgcTGTAATTGAAGCAAg GTATTTATTTAAGCCACTAAAAACTACACGTGATTTTTGTGAGCTTGTGCAAAATGTTTGCGACAATGAGATGAGAAGCGACATGTTGCATAGGCCATCTCATCCGGCTACCAAAGTGTTCCAAGCGTTACGCATATTTGTCAACAATGAATTGAACGAAATCAACCACAGTATAGTGTTGGCGAGCCATTATTTGAAAATGGGTGGAGTCATGGTAACGGTTGCTTTTCATTCTCTCGAAGACACCATAGTGAAAAGGCATATTCAGGGtaatatcaatgaaaatatGGCTAACACTCTACCCTTGAAGTATATTAACCCCATGCAGGCCTACGATAAAGAGTTTATGGATGTGGTTAATGACAGTTGTTGGCATCAAATCCACAAGCACGTGATAACTCCAAGTGTTGAAGAGGTTGAATCAAATCCTAGAAGCAGATCAGCACGTCTCAGAGCGGCCGTTCGCATCAAATAG